One genomic window of Mogibacterium diversum includes the following:
- a CDS encoding DUF5104 domain-containing protein — MRKLTCALLCLLMILSTTFCLTACKSRTDEMADQEIYTEKQMNKMKNKVFKCINEQDKEGLKKLFSKDAQKHIEDLDGKLGQLIGAFNGNKIESVDSKEPAFKGSEQTQPLHIYGKYHLKMDNGDKYIILINICDIDDDNKEKEGLFKITLLTFSKDEIPEGFRMRSNKDDYGVFVYTLQNYPKK, encoded by the coding sequence ATGAGAAAATTAACATGTGCATTACTATGCCTGCTAATGATTTTATCAACAACATTCTGCCTAACAGCCTGCAAAAGCAGAACAGATGAAATGGCAGACCAAGAGATTTATACAGAAAAACAGATGAACAAGATGAAAAATAAAGTCTTCAAGTGTATAAACGAACAGGACAAGGAAGGTCTTAAGAAGCTCTTTTCGAAAGATGCACAAAAACACATAGAGGATTTAGATGGGAAACTTGGCCAGCTTATAGGTGCTTTTAATGGAAATAAAATTGAAAGTGTGGACAGTAAAGAACCTGCGTTTAAGGGGTCTGAACAGACGCAACCGTTGCACATATATGGCAAGTATCATCTTAAGATGGATAATGGGGATAAATATATAATCCTTATAAATATATGTGATATAGATGATGATAACAAAGAAAAAGAGGGATTGTTTAAAATAACATTACTTACTTTCTCTAAAGATGAAATACCTGAGGGGTTTCGAATGAGGAGTAATAAAGATGACTATGGGGTATTTGTTTATACTTTGCAAAACTATCCAAAAAAATAA
- a CDS encoding DUF5104 domain-containing protein: MKKTTCSILCLLIILSTAFCLAGCKTRTDEMADQEIYAEKQINAVNKKIVKCINNKDEKGLKSLFSKSAQENSEEIDGKINNLINIFDGVKIKSIDGEEPGFSGDSNTQPINIYGSYTINLNNGEKYVMWVQFCSMDDENKENVGLYMIEIITCTEDKLPSGFKWDGVNSGKPGIFIHYIN; this comes from the coding sequence ATGAAAAAAACAACTTGTAGCATACTATGTCTACTGATTATTCTCTCAACAGCATTTTGTCTTGCGGGTTGCAAAACCAGAACCGATGAAATGGCTGACCAAGAGATTTATGCAGAAAAGCAAATAAATGCAGTTAATAAGAAAATTGTAAAATGCATAAATAATAAGGATGAGAAAGGTTTAAAATCACTGTTTTCAAAGAGCGCACAAGAGAATTCAGAAGAAATAGATGGCAAGATTAATAATCTGATAAACATATTTGATGGTGTAAAAATTAAAAGCATTGATGGTGAAGAGCCAGGGTTTAGTGGCGATTCTAATACACAACCTATTAATATTTACGGTAGTTACACGATTAATCTAAACAATGGCGAGAAGTATGTGATGTGGGTACAGTTTTGCTCTATGGATGATGAGAATAAAGAGAACGTTGGACTTTATATGATAGAGATTATAACCTGCACCGAAGATAAGCTTCCAAGTGGCTTTAAGTGGGATGGTGTTAATAGTGGAAAACCAGGCATATTCATCCACTACATCAATTAA
- a CDS encoding DUF5104 domain-containing protein, giving the protein MKKSTLVMLCLLMILSTVFCLAGCKTRTDEMADQEIYTEKQMNKMKNKVITCINEQDKEGLKKLFSKDAQKHIEDLDGKLDQLIGAFNGNKIESAKGLGPNFKGSIQTQPLHIYGKYHLVLNSKEKYRIYISLCDKNDEESDKEGVFQIELRTFSREESPKDFSGGAYQDDYGIFLYTLQNYPKK; this is encoded by the coding sequence ATGAAAAAATCAACACTTGTTATGCTATGCCTACTAATGATTTTATCAACTGTGTTCTGTCTTGCAGGCTGTAAAACTAGAACAGATGAAATGGCAGATCAAGAGATTTATACAGAAAAACAGATGAACAAGATGAAAAATAAAGTCATCACGTGTATAAATGAACAAGACAAGGAAGGTCTCAAGAAGCTTTTTTCGAAGGATGCACAAAAACACATAGAGGATTTAGATGGGAAACTTGACCAGCTTATAGGTGCTTTTAACGGAAATAAAATTGAAAGTGCAAAAGGTCTTGGACCCAACTTTAAGGGTTCAATTCAGACACAACCCCTGCATATCTATGGAAAATATCACCTTGTGCTTAACAGTAAAGAAAAGTATCGAATATATATTAGCTTATGCGATAAAAATGATGAAGAGTCGGATAAAGAAGGTGTTTTTCAAATAGAATTGAGAACTTTCAGTAGAGAAGAATCACCTAAAGATTTTAGTGGTGGAGCATATCAAGATGACTATGGAATATTCCTTTATACTCTTCAAAACTATCCAAAGAAATAA
- a CDS encoding DUF5104 domain-containing protein, which produces MKKLISVVMCLLIILSIAFCLTACKSRTDEMADQEIYTEKQMNKMKNKVIKCINEQDKEGLKKLFSKDAQKHIEDLDGKLDQLIGAFNGNKIESAKGLSPAFEGSADAQPLHIYGKYHLKLKSGDKYIILIDICDIDDENKEKEGIFQLDLLTFSKDEVPEGFHMDGSEDDYGIFIYNKDGTQR; this is translated from the coding sequence ATGAAGAAACTGATAAGTGTTGTAATGTGTCTATTGATAATTTTATCAATAGCATTCTGCCTAACAGCCTGCAAAAGCAGAACAGATGAAATGGCAGATCAAGAGATTTATACAGAAAAACAGATGAACAAGATGAAAAATAAAGTCATCAAGTGTATAAACGAACAGGATAAAGAGGGTCTCAAGAAGCTTTTCTCAAAGGACGCACAAAAACATATTGAGGATTTAGATGGGAAACTTGACCAGCTGATAGGTGCTTTCAATGGGAATAAAATAGAAAGCGCAAAAGGTCTTAGTCCAGCATTTGAAGGATCTGCAGATGCGCAACCCCTGCATATCTATGGTAAATACCATCTTAAACTAAAAAGTGGTGATAAGTATATAATACTTATCGACATATGCGATATAGATGATGAGAATAAGGAGAAAGAGGGCATATTTCAATTAGATTTATTGACCTTCTCAAAAGATGAGGTACCTGAAGGTTTCCATATGGATGGCAGTGAGGACGACTATGGTATATTCATCTATA
- a CDS encoding DUF5104 domain-containing protein, translated as MKKIMCAMMCLLMIISTIFCLGGCKSRTDEMFNLDKYTDKQMNKTKNQVIKCINAQDKEGLKKLFSKDAQKHIEDLDGKLDKLIGAFNGNKIESEKGSGTDFEGSIDAQPLHIYGDYVLKLSNGKEYTLFISFCDRDDENPDKKGLIQIDLRTFSKEETPKGFHGGVYKDDYALSIHTLENAQ; from the coding sequence ATGAAGAAAATAATGTGTGCTATGATGTGTCTGCTCATGATTATATCGACAATATTCTGTCTTGGAGGTTGTAAAAGCAGAACAGATGAAATGTTCAATCTTGATAAGTATACTGATAAGCAGATGAATAAAACTAAAAATCAGGTAATCAAGTGTATAAACGCACAAGACAAAGAGGGTCTTAAGAAGCTTTTCTCGAAGGACGCACAAAAACATATAGAGGATTTAGATGGGAAACTTGACAAGCTTATAGGGGCTTTTAACGGGAATAAAATTGAAAGTGAGAAAGGAAGTGGAACGGACTTTGAAGGTTCTATAGATGCGCAACCCCTGCATATATATGGGGATTATGTCCTTAAACTTAGTAATGGAAAAGAATACACTTTATTTATTAGTTTTTGTGATAGGGATGATGAAAATCCTGATAAGAAAGGGTTGATTCAAATTGATTTGAGGACATTTTCTAAAGAGGAGACTCCTAAAGGCTTTCATGGTGGAGTTTATAAAGATGACTACGCCTTATCCATACACACTTTAGAGAACGCACAATAA